In the Azospirillum humicireducens genome, TCGCGGCGTCCCGGCGGAACGCCGATCCGGTGCCGAGACCAAACCTGTAAGGAGCTTCCAGATGTTCGTTTCGACGGCTTATGCACAGACGGCGGCGCCGGCTGGCGGCGGCGGTGACATGCTCGTCCAGTTTCTGCCGCTGATCCTGATCTTCGTCGTCTTCTACTTCCTGCTCATCCGTCCGCAGCAGAAGAAGATGAAGGAGCATAAGGCCATGCTGTCGGCCATCCGCCGCGGCGACCGCGTCGTGACCGGCGGCGGCATCATCGGCGTCGTCACCAAGGTCGGCTCCGACGACGAACTGACCGTCGAAATCGCCGAGAACGTGCGCGTTCGCTGCCTGCGCTCGACCGTGAACCTTGTGCTGGCCAAGACCGAGCCGGCCGGCAAGTCCGGCGGCGACGCCGCTCCGGCCGCCACCCCGGAAGGCGAGGCCAAGCCGGCCGATACTCCCGCCGCCGGCGGCATCGGCAAGCTGTTCGGCCGCAAGTAAGCCGCAGCCGGGCTCCTCTCACGCGGGCCAGCCCGAAGGCGCTTCCCAACCGGACCGTCCGCCCGCCGCCCTTCGGCGGCGGATCGGCCGTCCCGGCTTGGGTGTCTGATCGGATTCGAGTGACGCATGCTCTATTTTTCGCGCTGGAAGATATACCTGATCCTGGCGACCTGCATCGCCGGCTTCATCATGATGCTGCCCAACTTCCTGGGCCGCGACACGCTGGCGGCGCTGCCGTCCTGGTACGCGCACAGCAAGGTGTCGCTGGGTCTCGACCTGCGCGGCGGATCGCATCTGTTGCTCGAGGTCGACATGGCCACCGTCATCCGTGACCGGGTGGAAGGGCTGGTCGACGGCGCCCGGCAGCAGCTGCGCACCGCCAATGTCGGTTATACCGCCCTGAACGCGGGCGAGCGCGCCGTGACCGTTCAATTGCGCGACCCGGCACAGGCCGACGACGCGGTGAAGGCTCTGCGCCAGCTTGCCAGCCCGGTGGGCGGCACGGCGCTGGGCGGCGGGCAACCGGACCTGACCGTGTCGGTCGACGGTTCCACGGTGACCGTGGCGCTGAGCGAGGTCGCGCTGCGCGACCGCGCCACCCAGGCCATCGAACAGTCGATCGAGATCGTCCGCCGTCGCATCGACGAGACCGGCGTGAACGAGCCGACCATCGCCCGCCAGGGCACCGACCGCATCCTGGTCCAGCTTCCCGGCGTGGAGGATCCCGACCGGATCAAGCGCCTGCTCGGCACCACCGCCAAGATGACCTTCCGGCTGGTGGACGTGAATGCCGACCCCAACAGCGGCCGCGCCCCTCCGGGATCTGAGATCCTGCCGTCCACCGAGGGCGACCGCTACCAGTCGAAATACGTCATCCGCAAGAAGGTCGAGGTCGACGGTGCCACGCTGCAGAACGCGTCCGCCGGCACCAACCCGCAGACCGGCGAATGGGTGGTCAACTTCGAATTCAACACGGCGGGCGCCAACCGCTTCGCCGAAGTCACCAAGCAGAATGTCGGCCGGCCCTTCGCCATCGTGCTCGACAACAAGGTGATCAGCGCGCCGGTCATCCGCGAGCCGATCACCGGCGGGCGCGGCCAGATCAGCGGCAACTTCACCGCTGCCAACGCCAACGACCTCGCCGTTCTGCTGCGCGCCGGCGCCCTGCCTGCGCCGCTGAAGGTGATCGAGGAGCGGACCGTCGGTCCCGACCTGGGTGCCGATTCGATCCGCGCCGGCCTGACCTCCGTCGCCGTCGGCTTCGCCATGGTCTGCGTCTACATGATCGCCTGCTATGGGCTGTTCGGCGCCTTCGCCTGCTTCGCGCTGTTCGTCAACATCGTGCTGACGCTGGCGGCGCTGTCGCTGCTGCAGGCCACGCTGACGCTGCCGGGCATCGCCGGCATCCTGCTGTCGCTGGGCCTCGCGGTCGACGCCAACATCCTGATCAACGAGCGTATCCGCGAGGAGACGAAGAAGGGCCGCGGCGTCTTCGCGTCGATGGAGGCCGGCTTCAGCCGCGCCTACAGCACGATCGTCGACTCCAACCTGACGACGGCCATCAAGATGGCGCTGCTGTTCATCTTCGGCACCGGCGCGATCAAGGGCTTCGCCGTCACCATCACCTTCGGCATCCTCATCTCCATGTTCACCGCCACGGTGCTGGTGCGCCTGATGATGGTGACGTGGCTGCGCCGGACGCGTCCGGCCGTGTTGCCGGTCTGAGAGGTCTTCCGATGTTCCATCTCCGCCTCGTCCCCGACAACACCAAGATCCCCTTCATGAACGGCCGCATCGCCGGCCTCGTCGTGTCGGCGGTTCTGTCCATCGCGTCGGTCATCCTGTTCTTCCATCCCGGTCTGAATTACGGCATCGACTTCCGCGGCGGCATCGTGATCGAAGCGCGCACGCCGCAGGCCGCCGATTTCGCCTCGCTCCGCCACACCCTGTCCGGCCTTGGCATGGGGCAGGTGGCGTTGCAGGAGTTCGGGTCGGCCCAGGACGTGCTGATCCGCCTGGAACGCCAACCCGGTGACGACGCCGCCCAGCAGGTTGCCGCCGACAAGGTGCGGAGCACACTGGCTGAGGCCGTTCCCGGCACCCAGGTGCGCCGCGTCGAGGCCGTCGGCGCGTCGGTCAGCGGCGAGCTGTTCGCCAACGGCATGCTGGCGCTCGGCCTCGCGATGGTGGCGATGCTGGTCTACATCTGGTTCCGCTTCGAATGGCAGTTCGGCTTCGGCGCGGTGGTGACGCTGCTGTTGGATATCACCAAGATCGTCGGTTTCTACGCCATCACCGACATGCAGTTCAATCTGACGGCGGTGGCGGCGATCCTGACGGTCATGGGCTATTCGGTGAACGACAAGGTCGTGGTCTATGACCGCATGCGCGAGAATCTGCGCATCTACAAGAAGATGCCGCTGCGCGACCTGATCGACCTGTCGATCAACGAGACGCTGAACCGCACCGTCGGCACCTCGGTCTGTACCCTGCTGTCGATCATTCCGCTGGCGCTGTTCGGCGGCGAGGCGCTGCAGGACTTCGGCATCGTGCTGATCTTCGGCGTTGTCCTGGCGACCAGCTCGTCCGTGTTCATCGCGGCACCCATCTTGCTGTTCCTGGGCGAGAACCGCCTGCGCCGCGGCACCCCGACCGATGCGGCGCCGGGCAACACCCCGGCGACCACGCCGTAACGCCGGACGACAGAGGTAAGGAGAGGGCAGCATGGCCGACATCATGCCGATGATCCCGTCCGACCGTCAGGTCATCGACGGCTATGGTCCGGGGCAGTTCTGCGTCTCCGGCCAATGGCGCGTCGGCGCGGTCGTCGTGCTGCCCGACCGCACCCAGGCCTGGGGGGCGACCGATGCCGCCTCCCTGACCCTGGAAGATTTCGCCATGGTGCTGGCGGCCGAGCCGAAAGTGGAAATCCTGCTGCTCGGCACCGGCCCGACCATGACGATGATTCCGAAGGCGCTCCGCCAGGGCCTGCGCGAGCAGGGCGTGGTGGTGGAACCGATGGACAGCCGCGCGGTCTGCCGGACCTACAACGTCCTGCTGGCCGAGGGCCGGCGGGTGGCTGCGGCGATGCTGCCGGTCTAGAAGCACGACACGGTTCCAGAAACGACAAAGGCGCCCTCTCGGGCGCCTTTGCGTTTTTCACCCTTCGACCGAAAGGATCACGCGGCCAGCTGCTCGGCGGCGAAGTCCCAGTTGGCGAGGTTGTCGATGACGGCCTTCACGAAGTCGGCGCGGCGGTTCTGGAAGTCGACATAGTAGGCATGCTCCCACACGTCGATGGTGAACAGCGGCTTGTGGCCGTGCGCCAGCGGGGTGTCGGCGTTGCCGGTCTTGCCGATCTTCAGCTTGTCGCCGTCCAGGTACAGCCAGGCCCAGCCGGAACCGAACTGGGTCAGGGCGGCCTGCGTCAGCTCTTCCTTGAACTTCTCGACGCTGCCGAAGTCGGCGACGATGCGCTGCTCCAGGGCCGCCGGCATCTTGCCGCCGTCCTTCTTCAGGCACTGCCAGAAGAAGGTGTGGTTCCACACCTGGGCGGCGTTGTTGAAGATGCCGACCTTGGACGCGTCGCCGGCCGAAGCCTTGATGACCTCCTCCAGGCTGGCGTCGGCCAGCGGGGTGTCCTTGGTCAGGTTGTTCAGGTTGGTGACATAGGTCTGGTGGTGCTTGTCGTGGTGCAGGTGCAGAGTCTCCGACGAGATGTACGGAGCCAGAGCGTCGTACGCATACGGAAGCGGCGGAAGTTCGAACGCCATTTTAATTCACCCTCTCTTCTTTGATTGTCCTTCCGGGCCGGGCCTTGCGGGCACGGCACCTCCGTCCGACCAAATAGGCCGATGACGGAAGCTTGTGAAGGCCGGAAACGGTGCGGAACGCCGTATGGGGTTATTTCCGTTTGCCAAAGCGGCCTCCGCCGCCCGGTATCCCGAGCGTACGGCAGCCTCCAACGTGGCGGGAAGTCCCGTTTCCGTCCAGTCTCCTGCCAGCGCCAGGTTGCGCCAGCGGGTTTGCGGTCCCGGCCGGCGTGCGACCGATTCGGGCGACTGGTCCGGCGTCGCCCGCCGCTCCTTCACCATGCGGAAGGGGCGAATCGGGGGGCCGAGTCGCTGATCCAGCCCAAGTCGCGGCGCGATCTCCGCCCACAGCATCGCAGCGGCCTCGTCGGCTGGACGTTCGGCCAGCCTGTCGGCGTCGCTGACGGTGACGGACAGCAGGTCGTCGCGGGCGAACAGCCATTCGGCCGTTCCGCCGACCAGCCCCAGGAAGGGCAGGCCGCCGGGGAGCCGCAACGGGCCGTCCAGCCGGACATGCAGGTTCACGATGGCCGCACCCGGAGGCGGCACGGTCAGGCCGGGCACCAGCCGTTCCGCCGCCCAGGCCGGCGCGGCGACGATCAGCGCGTCCTCCGGGCCGAGCGTCACGGTGCTTCCCCCCGCGGACAAGCCGGAAACCCGGTCGCCGTCGAAGCTCAGCCCATCCACCCGCGCGCCGAGATGCACGGCCGCGCCGGCCGCGCGCAGCCGGGCCAGCGCCGGATCGACGAAGGCCGCTGACAGGCCGCGGGGCGTCAGTACCGGGCGGCAAGCCGCCTCGCCGCGGAGCAGCGTCTCGCGCAACACCGCGCCGAACAGGCGGGCGGAGATACGCTCCACCGGGCCATTGAGGGCGGAGACCGCCAGCGGACGCCACAGCGGCTCGAACAGCCGGCCCGCGGGCCGCAGCCGGTCGGCGACCGACTGGCGCCTGCCGGCGGTCAGGCAGCGCAGGGCGGCGAGGTAGTCGAGCGGCCGGCTGCCCGGAACCCGGCGGGCCGGATCGAACAGCCACAGCCCGCCGGGCCTCAAGCTCCAGGTGGCGCCGTTGCGCAGGTCCATGAAGGGGAAGGCGGCCGGGCGCACCTCCTCCAGGGCGTCGGCTCCACCGGTGCACCGGGCATAGTCGAGGAGATCCCGATTGCCGCTGAGCACCATATGGTTGCCGTTGTCGATGGAGCGGCCGAGCGTGGCGTCGTGGAAGCTGCGGCAGCGGCCTCCGGCCTGCGGAGCCTGTTCGTAGACTGCAACCCGTCTGCCGGCCTCCACCAGCCGGACGGCGGCGGCCAGCCCGGCCAGCCCGGCGCCGACCACATGAACGGTCTGGGGGACGGTCTGGGGGGCAGTCATTCAGGTGGCCGGCGGAAGGCCGAGCATGCAGCGCACCGCCACCCAGGCGCTCTCCCGCCGCCCGACCCGGACGCGGGCATTCAGGTCGCGCCAGCCGGCCGCGCGCAGGCGCCGCAGCAGCCGGTGATACAGCACCATCATCGCCGTGGCCGCCCAGAGCGAGCCCCGTGCCTGTCCGCCGATCGCCGCCCTGGCCTCGGCGAAGCGGGTCTCCGCGAGCTCCGCCAGCGCCGCGCAGGCTTGCGGCAGGGCGGGGTGTGCCAACACCTCCTCCGGCCTGTCACCGGTGATGCCGGCGGCCTGCAGAAGCTCGCGCGGCAGGTAGAGCCGGCCGAGGTCGGCGTCCTCGGCCAGATCGCGCAGGATGTTCGTCAACTGCAGGGCTTCGCCGAGCGCCAGGGCGAAGCGTTCGGTGGCGGGATCGGCGCGGTCGAAGACGCGAATGGCCAGCATGCCGACGGCGCCGGCGACACGGCGGCAATAAAGGCGCAGGGTGTCGAGGTCGGGGGCGCGCATGCCGCCGGAGTCCTCCCCTGCGACATCCATGGCCATGCCGTCGATCAGCGCCTCCAGCTCCGCCCGCGGAAGACCGTAGCGCTCGATGGCGCCCTTCAGGGCGGCGGTGAGCGGGCCGTTGGGGGCGCCGCCGACATAGAGGTCGCGGATGTCCCGGCGCCAGACGTCGAGTGCGGCGCGCTTCGCAGACGTCTCTCCGGGCTCGTCGGCGATGTCGTCGATGCGGCGGCAGAAGGCGTAGATGGCGAACATGGCCGCCCGCTTGGACGCTGGCAGCAGACGCATCGGCCAGTAGAAGGTGCTGCCCGACTTGGCGGTGACGGCCGATGCCGTATCGGGGGCCTTCTCGTCCGGCAATGTCGTGGACACCGGTTCCAGCGGGGCCGTCTCCAGCGGCGGAGGGGTCATCTGTCGCATCCTGGGCATTGCACGCGGGGACGTGCCTGGCGGTGCACGCCGTGACGTGTGGCCCGGGAGTTTATGCGGCGGAGAAGCTCCGCGCCAGCCCCCGCGCCACCGCCGCCAGCTTGTGGTGTGTGCCCAGCTTGACTTTCGTCTTCATCGGGTCGCGGGCCTTCAGCCGCCGCGACAGCGATTCGGCAAGGCTGAGGATCACCGCCGCCTCCATCCGCAAGCCGCGATGCTGGATCAGGCCTGGCAGGGCGGCGGCGCGTTCGAGCAGCCGGTCGGTATGCTCCAGCGCCTGATCGAAGATGGCACGCATGCGGACGTCGCTCTCGCACTCCACCAGACGCTCGACGCTGATGCCGGCATCGTCGAACCAGACCAGCGGGATGTAGCAGCGGCCGAGCTGGGTCCAGTCCTCCCGCACGTCCTGCAGATGGTTCAGCACCTGCAAGGCGGAGCAGAGCGCGTCGGAGGCCGGGCCGGCCGCCGCCCCTTCGCCATGCAGTTCCAGCAGAAAGCGGCCGACCGGATTGGCGGAGAAGCGGCAATAGAGCAGCAGGTCGCTCCAGCTGTGGCAGCGGGCGCCGACGGCGTCGCGGCGGAAGGCACGCAGCACCTGCCGGGCATGGCGGTCGCTGACACCGGTCTTCTGCAGGCTCTCGCGCAGTTCGGTCGCCGGTTTCAGGTAGGCGTGCTTGGCCTGACCGGAAGTCAACGCCCGTTCAAGCGCCTCCAGATAGGCCAGCTTGGTCTCCGGTTCGAGATCGGGGTCGTCGGCGATGTCGTCGGCCAGCCGCACGAAGCGGTAGAAGGCGATCACATGCGGGCGCAGGTGTTTCGGAATCAGGCGGGAGGCGACCGGAAAATTCTCCCCGGTCTCGTCCTTGCGGGCGACCGGGCCGGTCTTGCGGGGCTTCGTCGGGGCGATGTTGAAATCCGTCATGGGATCCCTGCCTGCTGCGCGTCGGGGCTGGCGATGCGACCTTGAGTGCTTCATATAGGCGTGGCAACAGGCTTTGGCCCGTCCTTCCGCCGATCCTCCCCTCTTTTTCCAATCAGGCATCCCATGGTGAAGGCTGCGACCGACCTGTCCTATTGCGGACGGGAGGTTCGGAAATATGACAACGACCACTTTCTGGCAGGTTTGTTCGTTCCCGCCGACAGGCGTGAGGCGATGTTCGCCCTGTACGCCTTCAACCTGGAGATCGCGAAGACCCGTGAGGTCGTCAGCGAACCGATCCTGGGCCAGATGAGACTTCAATTCTGGCGCGACGGCATAGAGGCCGTCTATGAGGATGGACCCGTACCCCGCCATGGCGTGATGGACCCGCTTGCCGAGGCCGCCCGCGGGCTGGGGCTGAGCCGCGCCCTGTTCGACCGGCTGATCGACGCGCGGGAGGCCGACCTGGACGACGCGCCGCCGGCCGATCTTGCCTGCCTCGTCAATTATGCCGAGGTGACCGGGGCGCCGCTGGTCCAACTGGCGCTGGAGATCCTGGGCGTGCGGGACGAGGCGGCGATGGCGGCCGGGCGCCATGTCGGCATCGCCTATGCCCTCGCCGGCATCCTGCGCGCCGCCCCCTTTCTGGCCCGTCAGCACCGCCAGCGCCTGCCGGAGGACCTGATGCAGCGCCACGGCGGCAAGAGCGAGGATCTGTTCGCCGGCCGCTTCACCCCGGAACTGCGGCGGGTGGTCGGCGAGATCGCCGACGTTGCGCGCCGGCACTTGGCCGAGGCACGCGCCCTGCGCCGGGACGTGCCGAAGGCGGCGGTGCCGGCGCTGCTGCCGGCCACGCTGGCCGACCTGCATCTCGGCGTGATCGCGCGTGAGGGCAACGACGTGTTCGCCCCGCGCGTGCTGCTGCCCAACCCGTTCCGGCAGTTGAAGCTGGGCTGGGCGGCGATGCGCGGGCGGTATTGAGATGGCGGCGGTCCGTGGTCTGAATCATCTGACGCTGGCCGTCACCGATTTGGAGCGGTCGCTCGGGTTCTACCGGGATCTTCTGGGAATGAGCGTGCGTGCGCGCTGGGGTGAGGGCGCCTATCTCGAGGCAGGCTCGCTCTGGCTCTGTCTATCGGTCGATCGGAATGCAGCTGACGCGGTGCGCTGCGACTACACCCACATTGCCTTCGATGTGGCCCTGGCGGATTTCCCGGCGCTGTGCCGTTCGGTGCAAGAGGCGGCGCCTGTCTGGAAGGAGAATCGCAGCGAGGGCCATTCGCTGTATGTGCTCGATCCGGACGGCCACCGGATCGAGTTGCATGTGGGCGATCTTGCCAGCCGACTGGATCACTACCGGCGGCGGATGCCGCCGGGAATGGTGATCGACGAATAGATTTCCTCAGCCCTTCAACCAGCCGTCGAGGTCGGCCAGCGCCCGGCGGGTGTAGGCGAGCTTGCGGTCGCGGCCGCGGATCTTGTCGTCCACCGGCGGGAACAGGCCGAAATTGACGTTCATCGGCTGGTAGGTCTCTGCCTCCGCCCCGCCGGTGATGTGGCCGAGGATGGCGCCGAGCGCCGTGGTGGCCGGCGGCCTGCCGATCTCCTGGCCCAGACGTTCCGCCGCGGCGAAGCGGCCAGCGAGCAGACCGACGGCCGCGCTCTCGACATAGCCCTCGCAGCCCGTGACCTGTCCGGCGAAGCGCAGGCGGGGCAGCGACTTCAGCCGCAGGGCGTCGTCGAGCAGGCGCGGGCTGTTCAGGAAGGTGTTGCGGTGCATGCCGCCCAGCCGGGCGAACTCGGCATTCTCCAGGCCGGGGATCATGCGGAAGATGCGCGCCTGTTCCGCATGGCGCAGCTTGGTCTGGAAGCCGACGAGGTTGTAGAGCGTGCCCAGCGCATTGTCCTGGCGCAGCTGCACCACGGCATAGGGGCGGCGTTCCGGCTTGTGCGGGTTGGTCAGGCCGACCGGCTTCATCGGGCCGTAGCGCAGGGTGTCGACGCCACGTTCCGCCATCACCTCGATCGGCAGGCAGCCCTCGAAGTAGGGGGTGTTCTTCTCCCACTCCTTGAAGTCGAGCTTCTCGCCCTCGATCAGGGCGGCGATGAAGGCGCGGTACTCGTCCTTCTCGAAGGCGCAGTTGATATAGTCCTTGCCGGTGCCGCCGGGGCCGGGCTTGTCGTAGCGCGACTGGAACCACGCCTTCGACAGGTCGATGCTCTCCAGATAGACGATGGGGGCGATGGCGTCGAAGAAGGCCAGCGACTCCTCGCCGGTGTGGTCGCGCACGGCCTCCGCCAGGGCGGGGGAGGTGAGGGGGCCGGTGGCGACGATGACGCTGTCCCACTCTTCCGGCGGCAGGCCGGCGACCTCCTCGCGCTGGAGGGTGATGAGCGGATGCGAGGCGATGGCCTCCGTCACCGCATCGGCGAAGCCGTCACGGTCCATGGCGAGCGCGCCGCCGGCCGGCACCTTGTGGGCGTCGGCGCAGCGCAGGATCAGCGAGCCGCAGCGCCGCATCTCCTCATGCAGCAGCCCCACCGCATTGTACTCGGCATCGTCCGAGCGGAAGGAGTTGGAGCAGACCAGCTCCGCCAGCTTGTCGGTATCGTGGGCCTCGGTCTTGCGGACCGGCCGCATCTCGTGCAGCACGACGGGCACGCCGCGCGAGGCGAGCTGCCAGGCGGCTTCCGATCCGGCGAGACCGCCGCCGATGACGTGGACGGGGCGAAGGGTGTCGGTCATTGGGCTTTCCAGAATACTGTGCGAAGGCAGAGGGACGAAGAGCAGGCGGATCAGGGGCGGGTTATGGCGCTCTGCATCGCCAAGATCCAGGCCTCAATCAACGCGGAATGGGCGGGAAGGCGCGAAAACAGCTCGTTCGCCTTTTCCTCGTCGTAGGTATGAACCGTCAGGTTCCGGTCATTCATCATTTCGATCGCCGCTTCGGCTTGCTCCTCGGTCAGCAGGCCGGCGATCTGGCTTTCGCGCACCATGGCCTTCGGACTAGCCGAATTCAGGCGTTCAGCGCCCATCTGGTCGGCAATAACCGACCTCGCGGCTTTCCACACGGTTTCGGTCGCCAAGGTGAACCGCAGGATTGCGGAGTCGCGGACCACATCGTCAACTGGCCGCTCAAGAACTTCCTGTAATCGGGCCAAGGCTTGGCGCGCGTTGTCGAGTTTTCGGCCTACTTTGTCCATTCGACGCCCTCCCGTTCGACCTCTTGCCGGAATTCACTCCGGGCGGAACGGAGATCGACCACATCGACGAAGTAGGGAACGGTACTTTCTTCCAGCGCCTCGGTGATCTCGCTGATCAATCCGGGGGGCAGTGGTTCCATTGGATCGATCGCGACGTCGATGTCGCTCCAATGCCCGACATCTCCACGCGCGCAGGAGCCGAACAGATAGACGCGCGCGGGGTGTTCGGCCAAATGATCGAACACGATGCGTTTGACGGTGTCGAGCGCGCGCAGGCGTACCGGGTTCATCATCCGTCCAGTTTAACACATCTCCGACCGGAAGGCGGACATAGGAAAAAGCCGGCCCCCACAGGGAAGGCCGGCCGCAAGTCGATCAGGAGTCAATCAGAACATCTGGCCAGAACCGTGACGCCGAGCGTTGGCTCACTCGCTCTTGGTCGTCGTGCTGCGTTCGATGGTGGTGGCGCCGGACGGGGCCGGGGTCACGGTGGTCGAACCGTAGCTCGGCGTGGTGGTCGTGGTGGTCGTCGTGCTGGTGGTGGAGCCGTCGGAGCCGCAGGCGGCCAGCAGCAGCGCGGCTCCCAGGGCGGTGCCCACACCGGTCAGAATCGTCTTCATGCGCCGTGTTCTCCCATGCAGTGCGAACTCTGCAGGGGAGAACACGGCGCAGCTTGCGTTTGTTCACGCCCTCTTTCGGGTTGCCGATTTCCGCACCGCCGGCTTCGCCTTCAGGTAGGGGGCGAGGTAACGGCCGGTGTAGCTGCGTTCCACCTTCGCGACATCCTCCGGCGTACCTTCGGCGACGATCTCGCCGCCGCCGGTGCCGCCCTCCGGCCCCAGGTCGATGATCCAGTCCGCGGTCTTGATGACCTCCAGATTGTGCTCGATCACCAGCACCGTGTTGCCCTGGTCGACCAGAGCATGCAGCACCTCCATCAGCTTTTCGACGTCGGCGAAATGCAGGCCGGTGGTCGGTTCGTCCAGGATGTACAGCGTGCGTCCGGTGGCGCGGCGGCTGAGTTCCTTCGACAGCTTGACGCGCTGCGCCTCGCCGCCCGACAGGGTGGTCGCCGCCTGCCCGATGTGGATGTAGCCGAGGCCCACCCGTTCCAGCGTGTCCATCTTGTCGCGGATGCCGGGCACGGCCTTGAAGAACTCCTTGCCCTCCTCGACCGTCATGTCCAGCACGTCGGCGATGGTCTTGTCGCGGTAGGTGACCTCAAGCGTCTCGCGGTTGTAGCGCTTGCCGTGGCAGACGTCGCAGGTGACGTAGACGTCGGGCAGGAAATGCATCTCGATCTTGATGACGCCGTCGCCCTGGCAGGCCTCGCAGCGTCCGCCCTTGACGTTGAAGGAGAAGCGGCCGGGCCCGTAGCCGCGCGCCTTCGATTCCGGCAGGCCGGCGAACCAGTCGCGGATCGGCGTGAAGGCGCCGGTGTAGGTCGCGGGGTTGGAGCGCGGGGTGCGGCCGATCGGCGACTGGTCGATGTCGATGACCTTGTCGAGATGCTCCAGCCCCAGCACCGCGTCATGGTCGGCCGGATGCTCGCGGGCACCCATCAGCTTGCGCGCCACCGCCTTGTAGAGCGTCTCGATGATCAGCGTCGACTTGCCGCCGCCCGACACGCCGGTCACGCAGGTGAAGGTGCCGAGCGGGATCCTGGTCGAGACATTCTGCAGGTTGTTGGCGCGGGCGCCCTGCACCTCCAGGAACTGGCCGGGATGGCCGGGCCGGCGGGTTTCCGGCACCGGGACGAAGCGGGTGCCGTTCAGGTACTGGGCGGTGATGCTGTCGGGGTTCTTCTGAACCTCCTCCGGCCGGCCCTGGGCGATGACGGTGCCGCCATGCTGGCCGGCGCCGGGGCCCATGTCGACCAGATAGTCGGCGCTGCGGATGGCGTCCTCGTCATGCTCGACGACGATGACGGTGTTGCCGATGTCGCGC is a window encoding:
- the yajC gene encoding preprotein translocase subunit YajC gives rise to the protein MFVSTAYAQTAAPAGGGGDMLVQFLPLILIFVVFYFLLIRPQQKKMKEHKAMLSAIRRGDRVVTGGGIIGVVTKVGSDDELTVEIAENVRVRCLRSTVNLVLAKTEPAGKSGGDAAPAATPEGEAKPADTPAAGGIGKLFGRK
- the secD gene encoding protein translocase subunit SecD, translating into MLYFSRWKIYLILATCIAGFIMMLPNFLGRDTLAALPSWYAHSKVSLGLDLRGGSHLLLEVDMATVIRDRVEGLVDGARQQLRTANVGYTALNAGERAVTVQLRDPAQADDAVKALRQLASPVGGTALGGGQPDLTVSVDGSTVTVALSEVALRDRATQAIEQSIEIVRRRIDETGVNEPTIARQGTDRILVQLPGVEDPDRIKRLLGTTAKMTFRLVDVNADPNSGRAPPGSEILPSTEGDRYQSKYVIRKKVEVDGATLQNASAGTNPQTGEWVVNFEFNTAGANRFAEVTKQNVGRPFAIVLDNKVISAPVIREPITGGRGQISGNFTAANANDLAVLLRAGALPAPLKVIEERTVGPDLGADSIRAGLTSVAVGFAMVCVYMIACYGLFGAFACFALFVNIVLTLAALSLLQATLTLPGIAGILLSLGLAVDANILINERIREETKKGRGVFASMEAGFSRAYSTIVDSNLTTAIKMALLFIFGTGAIKGFAVTITFGILISMFTATVLVRLMMVTWLRRTRPAVLPV
- the secF gene encoding protein translocase subunit SecF translates to MFHLRLVPDNTKIPFMNGRIAGLVVSAVLSIASVILFFHPGLNYGIDFRGGIVIEARTPQAADFASLRHTLSGLGMGQVALQEFGSAQDVLIRLERQPGDDAAQQVAADKVRSTLAEAVPGTQVRRVEAVGASVSGELFANGMLALGLAMVAMLVYIWFRFEWQFGFGAVVTLLLDITKIVGFYAITDMQFNLTAVAAILTVMGYSVNDKVVVYDRMRENLRIYKKMPLRDLIDLSINETLNRTVGTSVCTLLSIIPLALFGGEALQDFGIVLIFGVVLATSSSVFIAAPILLFLGENRLRRGTPTDAAPGNTPATTP
- a CDS encoding Mth938-like domain-containing protein, giving the protein MADIMPMIPSDRQVIDGYGPGQFCVSGQWRVGAVVVLPDRTQAWGATDAASLTLEDFAMVLAAEPKVEILLLGTGPTMTMIPKALRQGLREQGVVVEPMDSRAVCRTYNVLLAEGRRVAAAMLPV
- a CDS encoding superoxide dismutase, whose protein sequence is MAFELPPLPYAYDALAPYISSETLHLHHDKHHQTYVTNLNNLTKDTPLADASLEEVIKASAGDASKVGIFNNAAQVWNHTFFWQCLKKDGGKMPAALEQRIVADFGSVEKFKEELTQAALTQFGSGWAWLYLDGDKLKIGKTGNADTPLAHGHKPLFTIDVWEHAYYVDFQNRRADFVKAVIDNLANWDFAAEQLAA
- the hpnE gene encoding hydroxysqualene dehydroxylase HpnE, which gives rise to MTAPQTVPQTVHVVGAGLAGLAAAVRLVEAGRRVAVYEQAPQAGGRCRSFHDATLGRSIDNGNHMVLSGNRDLLDYARCTGGADALEEVRPAAFPFMDLRNGATWSLRPGGLWLFDPARRVPGSRPLDYLAALRCLTAGRRQSVADRLRPAGRLFEPLWRPLAVSALNGPVERISARLFGAVLRETLLRGEAACRPVLTPRGLSAAFVDPALARLRAAGAAVHLGARVDGLSFDGDRVSGLSAGGSTVTLGPEDALIVAAPAWAAERLVPGLTVPPPGAAIVNLHVRLDGPLRLPGGLPFLGLVGGTAEWLFARDDLLSVTVSDADRLAERPADEAAAMLWAEIAPRLGLDQRLGPPIRPFRMVKERRATPDQSPESVARRPGPQTRWRNLALAGDWTETGLPATLEAAVRSGYRAAEAALANGNNPIRRSAPFPAFTSFRHRPIWSDGGAVPARPGPEGQSKKRG
- the hpnD gene encoding presqualene diphosphate synthase HpnD yields the protein MTPPPLETAPLEPVSTTLPDEKAPDTASAVTAKSGSTFYWPMRLLPASKRAAMFAIYAFCRRIDDIADEPGETSAKRAALDVWRRDIRDLYVGGAPNGPLTAALKGAIERYGLPRAELEALIDGMAMDVAGEDSGGMRAPDLDTLRLYCRRVAGAVGMLAIRVFDRADPATERFALALGEALQLTNILRDLAEDADLGRLYLPRELLQAAGITGDRPEEVLAHPALPQACAALAELAETRFAEARAAIGGQARGSLWAATAMMVLYHRLLRRLRAAGWRDLNARVRVGRRESAWVAVRCMLGLPPAT
- the hpnC gene encoding squalene synthase HpnC produces the protein MTDFNIAPTKPRKTGPVARKDETGENFPVASRLIPKHLRPHVIAFYRFVRLADDIADDPDLEPETKLAYLEALERALTSGQAKHAYLKPATELRESLQKTGVSDRHARQVLRAFRRDAVGARCHSWSDLLLYCRFSANPVGRFLLELHGEGAAAGPASDALCSALQVLNHLQDVREDWTQLGRCYIPLVWFDDAGISVERLVECESDVRMRAIFDQALEHTDRLLERAAALPGLIQHRGLRMEAAVILSLAESLSRRLKARDPMKTKVKLGTHHKLAAVARGLARSFSAA
- a CDS encoding phytoene/squalene synthase family protein, producing the protein MVKAATDLSYCGREVRKYDNDHFLAGLFVPADRREAMFALYAFNLEIAKTREVVSEPILGQMRLQFWRDGIEAVYEDGPVPRHGVMDPLAEAARGLGLSRALFDRLIDAREADLDDAPPADLACLVNYAEVTGAPLVQLALEILGVRDEAAMAAGRHVGIAYALAGILRAAPFLARQHRQRLPEDLMQRHGGKSEDLFAGRFTPELRRVVGEIADVARRHLAEARALRRDVPKAAVPALLPATLADLHLGVIAREGNDVFAPRVLLPNPFRQLKLGWAAMRGRY